In one window of Deltaproteobacteria bacterium DNA:
- a CDS encoding transporter substrate-binding domain-containing protein gives MKRVFFLALAVLFLGSFVVGSAMAITTEEIARASTLEEILKRGELLVGLEAGYQPFEMQDEKGNIVGFDVDMAYEMGKAIFGEGGEKKVKLINTAWEGIIPALMTHKFDIIMSGMTILQSRNLKVNFCEPYYYIGQCLLINKKDKDKYKSYKDLNKEGVIITSKLGVTGAFTAEKMMPKATLRLFKTEAEAGLQVANGLADAFIYDEPQVRVFAAMYKDKTMGLFEPITYEPLAWAIRKGDPDFLNWLNNFLRQVRGDGRWEKFKQKWFVDYLGEVAKKKR, from the coding sequence ATGAAAAGGGTGTTCTTTCTAGCTTTGGCTGTCCTCTTTCTGGGCTCCTTTGTCGTGGGCTCGGCCATGGCCATCACCACCGAGGAGATCGCCAGGGCTTCCACCCTCGAGGAGATCCTGAAGCGAGGTGAGCTTCTGGTGGGCCTGGAAGCAGGATACCAACCTTTCGAAATGCAGGACGAGAAGGGAAACATCGTCGGCTTCGATGTGGACATGGCCTATGAGATGGGCAAGGCCATTTTCGGCGAAGGGGGAGAAAAAAAGGTCAAACTGATCAACACTGCCTGGGAAGGTATCATTCCTGCCCTGATGACTCACAAATTCGACATCATCATGTCAGGAATGACGATTCTCCAGAGCCGCAATCTAAAGGTAAACTTCTGCGAGCCCTACTACTACATCGGCCAGTGCCTGCTGATCAACAAGAAGGACAAGGACAAGTACAAGAGCTACAAGGACCTCAACAAGGAAGGGGTCATCATCACCAGCAAGCTGGGGGTTACCGGCGCCTTCACGGCAGAGAAGATGATGCCCAAGGCGACCCTGCGACTCTTCAAGACAGAGGCAGAAGCCGGCCTACAGGTCGCAAACGGCCTTGCCGATGCCTTCATCTATGACGAACCACAAGTCAGGGTCTTTGCCGCCATGTACAAGGACAAAACCATGGGACTCTTCGAGCCCATCACCTATGAGCCCCTGGCATGGGCAATCCGTAAAGGTGATCCTGACTTCCTCAACTGGCTCAATAACTTCCTGAGGCAGGTCCGCGGAGACGGGCGCTGGGAGAAATTCAAACAGAAATGGTTCGTGGACTACTTGGGGGAAGTAGCCAAGAAAAAGAGATAA
- a CDS encoding amino acid ABC transporter permease — protein MWHWGEIPKMLFYYGTKSATDSAPGLHLGVLMIGFVLTLKISIISIVFAIIIGTIVGICRLSHEPVTRGIAAAYVELIRNTPLLVQIYIIYFFVGSMLRLSAFTAGTAALSIFAGAYVGEIVRAGIQSIHKGQIEAARSLGMTYGQAMRHVILPQAFKRIIPPLAGQFISLIKDSSLVSVIALADLMFQGQQAVARTYDAFEIYFTVAFLYLIMTFTLSMATQYVERRLAISD, from the coding sequence ATGTGGCATTGGGGAGAGATCCCCAAGATGCTCTTTTACTACGGCACCAAATCCGCCACCGACTCTGCTCCCGGGCTCCATCTGGGCGTTCTGATGATCGGGTTCGTGCTAACCCTCAAGATCTCGATCATATCGATTGTGTTTGCGATCATCATCGGGACGATCGTGGGGATATGCAGACTCTCCCACGAACCCGTGACCAGGGGGATTGCAGCGGCATACGTCGAACTCATCCGCAACACCCCCCTTCTGGTGCAGATCTATATAATATACTTTTTCGTGGGCTCCATGCTCAGGCTCTCCGCCTTTACCGCCGGCACGGCTGCCCTCTCCATCTTTGCGGGTGCCTACGTGGGAGAGATCGTGCGGGCCGGTATTCAGTCGATTCACAAGGGACAGATCGAGGCCGCACGGTCCCTGGGCATGACTTACGGCCAGGCCATGCGGCACGTGATTCTTCCCCAGGCTTTCAAGAGGATCATTCCGCCCCTGGCAGGGCAATTCATCTCACTCATAAAGGACTCTTCCCTGGTCTCGGTCATCGCCCTGGCCGATCTCATGTTTCAGGGACAGCAGGCCGTTGCGAGAACTTACGATGCTTTTGAGATATACTTTACCGTGGCCTTCCTCTATCTCATCATGACCTTTACCCTCTCCATGGCCACCCAGTATGTTGAAAGGAGGCTTGCGATCAGTGATTGA
- a CDS encoding amino acid ABC transporter ATP-binding protein, which yields MLKGGLRSVIEVRHAYKTFRTPDRKEVKALVDFSTHINKGEVVVIIGPSGSGKSTLLRCLNRLEELDSGEIIIDGVNIYDKDVNMNKIREEIGMVFQLFNLFPHKTVLENVTLAQQVVRKRTREEATEIARQLLHKVGILEKENAYPSQLSGGQQQRVAIARALAMHPKIMMFDEATSALDPEMIGEVLDVMKTLAREGMTMVVVTHEMGFAREVSDRVVFMDAGQIVEEGTAEHFFTNPIHERTKLFLSQIL from the coding sequence ATGTTGAAAGGAGGCTTGCGATCAGTGATTGAGGTTCGCCATGCCTACAAGACCTTCAGGACTCCGGACCGCAAGGAGGTGAAGGCTCTTGTCGACTTTTCCACCCACATAAACAAGGGGGAGGTGGTGGTCATCATCGGCCCCAGTGGTTCCGGTAAGAGCACTCTCCTCAGGTGTCTCAACCGTCTCGAAGAACTCGACAGCGGGGAGATCATAATCGACGGCGTCAACATATACGACAAGGACGTCAACATGAACAAGATCCGGGAAGAGATCGGCATGGTCTTCCAGCTCTTCAATCTCTTTCCACACAAAACAGTCCTGGAAAACGTGACCCTGGCCCAGCAGGTGGTTCGGAAACGCACCAGAGAAGAGGCGACCGAAATTGCCCGGCAGTTACTCCACAAGGTGGGAATCCTGGAAAAGGAGAACGCCTATCCCTCCCAGCTTTCAGGAGGCCAGCAGCAGCGAGTGGCGATCGCCCGTGCCCTGGCCATGCACCCCAAGATCATGATGTTCGACGAGGCCACATCCGCGCTCGACCCGGAGATGATCGGCGAAGTCCTGGACGTGATGAAAACCCTGGCCCGTGAGGGGATGACCATGGTGGTGGTAACCCACGAAATGGGGTTCGCCAGAGAGGTCTCCGACCGGGTCGTCTTCATGGATGCAGGCCAGATCGTGGAGGAAGGTACGGCAGAGCACTTCTTCACCAATCCCATCCATGAGAGGACCAAGCTCTTCCTTAGCCAGATCCTGTGA
- a CDS encoding amino acid ABC transporter ATP-binding protein, giving the protein MIVIKDLVKYFHHLYVLKGITTEVVRGEVVVIIGRSGSGKSTFLRCLNMLEEPQSGHVEIDGIELPIGQKRTADVRRRIIEIRTRMGMVFQEFNLFPHRTIIENIIEGPVIVKGEDHKRAVARGEELLQWVGLSEKRDSYPDQLSGGQKQRVAIARALAMEPKIMLFDEPTSALDPELIGEVLSVMKRLAEQGMTMLVVTHEMGFAREVSDRIIFLDQGEIIEEGPPDKIMKDPSHESTRLFLSHIL; this is encoded by the coding sequence ATCATAGTCATAAAGGATCTTGTGAAGTATTTTCACCACCTCTATGTCTTGAAGGGGATCACCACCGAGGTGGTTCGAGGAGAGGTGGTTGTCATCATCGGGCGGAGCGGTTCGGGGAAGAGCACTTTTTTGAGATGTCTGAACATGCTCGAGGAACCCCAGTCCGGCCATGTCGAGATCGACGGGATCGAACTTCCCATCGGGCAGAAGAGGACGGCCGATGTCAGAAGAAGGATCATCGAGATCCGCACCCGGATGGGAATGGTTTTCCAGGAGTTCAATCTCTTCCCTCATCGCACTATCATCGAGAACATCATCGAGGGGCCTGTCATCGTGAAGGGGGAGGATCACAAGAGGGCCGTTGCCAGGGGAGAGGAGCTCCTGCAGTGGGTCGGCTTGAGTGAAAAAAGGGACAGCTATCCGGACCAACTGTCCGGAGGGCAGAAACAGCGGGTGGCGATCGCCCGCGCCCTGGCTATGGAGCCTAAGATCATGCTGTTCGACGAGCCCACCTCGGCCCTGGATCCCGAACTGATCGGTGAAGTGCTCAGCGTGATGAAAAGGCTCGCGGAGCAGGGGATGACCATGCTCGTGGTGACTCATGAGATGGGTTTTGCCAGGGAGGTGTCGGACCGGATCATCTTTCTGGATCAAGGGGAGATCATCGAGGAGGGCCCTCCGGACAAGATCATGAAGGATCCATCCCACGAGAGTACCCGCCTTTTTCTCAGCCATATTCTTTGA
- a CDS encoding amino acid ABC transporter permease, protein MFRPCAGGRTAPIGDAQSRPEGVAVAQTKLKHIEEAKRARKVFLVQVSLVWVGIFAGLLFVFYHFNLDFAFMVKYLPFIMRGVGMTVYVSVLSIIAASVLALFGSIARLSKNPVFYGISTFYVSIIRGTPLIVQIFVIYLGLPQMGIVLGAVPAGIIALGVNYGAYMTEIFRAGIQSIGRGQIEAAYSIGMTYSQMMRRVVLPQALRLIIPPTGNEFIAMLKDSALVAFLGVWELFFRATKVGRQNFRNMETLIIAALFYWMVTIIFQYFQSRLETHLAKGTRRITGMTH, encoded by the coding sequence GTGTTTCGGCCCTGCGCGGGAGGGAGGACGGCACCTATCGGTGATGCTCAGTCGCGCCCTGAAGGCGTAGCAGTCGCTCAAACAAAACTCAAACATATCGAAGAGGCCAAGCGGGCACGCAAGGTGTTCCTCGTGCAGGTCTCCTTGGTGTGGGTGGGTATATTCGCCGGCCTGCTCTTCGTCTTCTACCACTTCAACCTCGATTTCGCATTCATGGTCAAGTACCTCCCCTTTATCATGAGAGGGGTGGGAATGACCGTCTATGTCTCTGTTCTTTCGATCATCGCCGCCTCTGTTCTCGCCCTTTTCGGCTCCATAGCGAGGTTATCCAAGAACCCTGTTTTCTACGGTATTTCGACTTTCTATGTCTCCATAATCCGGGGCACACCGCTTATTGTCCAGATATTCGTGATCTATCTGGGCCTCCCCCAGATGGGTATTGTCCTCGGAGCGGTCCCCGCGGGGATTATCGCCCTTGGTGTCAACTACGGGGCTTACATGACGGAGATATTCAGGGCCGGGATCCAGTCTATCGGCCGGGGGCAGATCGAGGCGGCCTATTCAATCGGAATGACTTACAGCCAGATGATGAGGCGGGTGGTGCTTCCCCAGGCCCTTCGCCTCATCATCCCGCCCACGGGCAACGAGTTCATCGCCATGCTCAAGGATTCGGCTCTTGTGGCTTTTCTCGGCGTGTGGGAGCTCTTTTTCAGGGCGACGAAAGTCGGGAGGCAGAATTTCCGTAATATGGAGACCCTGATAATAGCCGCACTCTTTTACTGGATGGTGACCATCATCTTCCAGTACTTCCAGTCCCGGCTGGAGACCCACCTGGCCAAGGGGACGAGAAGAATAACGGGGATGACCCACTAG
- a CDS encoding transporter substrate-binding domain-containing protein, whose amino-acid sequence MKRRRISAWVFLWALGLSWMAASASAGVLDDIRSKGVLVVSTDANYAPQSFLNDKGELVGFDIDVAREVARRLGVKVKFVTPDWDLIVAGKWGGRWDLSIGSMTITAERARVVDFSTPYYYTPAQFAVYRTNRTIIVLSDFRGKTVGVGSGTTYESYLDPNQTLTIGGGEKIIYQVKGAKVRPYSTDMEAVQDLALGDGVRLDGVLTSGYVVTEAIKKGMPIRPVGNPVYYEPLAAASDKARPGSAELIEKVSQIFRAMHEDGTLTKLSMKWYGMDVTKKAR is encoded by the coding sequence ATGAAGCGGCGGCGTATCTCTGCATGGGTGTTTTTGTGGGCTCTTGGTTTGTCATGGATGGCGGCGTCGGCATCCGCCGGGGTTCTTGACGACATAAGGTCGAAAGGGGTCCTGGTGGTCTCCACGGACGCCAACTACGCGCCCCAGAGCTTTCTGAACGACAAGGGAGAGCTTGTCGGCTTCGATATCGATGTGGCCAGAGAGGTGGCAAGGCGGCTCGGGGTGAAGGTGAAGTTCGTCACCCCTGACTGGGACCTGATTGTGGCCGGCAAATGGGGGGGACGATGGGATCTGAGCATCGGGAGCATGACCATCACGGCGGAGAGAGCGAGGGTGGTGGATTTCTCGACCCCCTACTACTACACTCCCGCTCAGTTCGCCGTGTACAGGACGAACAGGACGATCATCGTTCTGAGTGATTTCAGGGGGAAGACCGTCGGCGTTGGAAGCGGGACCACCTACGAATCCTACCTGGATCCGAACCAGACCCTGACCATCGGGGGTGGGGAGAAGATCATCTACCAGGTGAAAGGCGCTAAGGTGAGACCGTACTCCACAGACATGGAGGCGGTTCAGGACCTGGCACTGGGGGATGGAGTCAGGCTCGACGGGGTTCTGACTTCGGGTTATGTCGTCACCGAGGCGATCAAGAAGGGAATGCCCATCAGACCAGTTGGAAATCCCGTCTACTACGAGCCTCTTGCCGCGGCCTCGGACAAGGCGCGGCCGGGGAGCGCAGAACTCATCGAGAAGGTGAGCCAGATCTTCCGGGCCATGCACGAGGATGGGACCCTGACGAAATTGTCCATGAAGTGGTACGGGATGGATGTGACCAAGAAGGCCCGGTAG
- the recD gene encoding exodeoxyribonuclease V subunit alpha: MCRLYQSGVFSHLDIYFARFTARLAGRDVPEVSLAAALVSRYTRKGHVCLDLSALEGKPFPEQGEEALLCPRLADWCRKLRESPVVGAPGEYNPLVLDEHSRLYLYRYWDYQERLADQIRKRVGRDYVNTDPELLGQGLTRFFPRSETRGIDWQRVAAFSALTSRFSVISGGPGTGKTTTVGKILALLIEQAEPDRLRIALVAPTGKAAARLHQAIEQVRETLDCPEGVKEAIPREASTIHRLLGSVSGSPYFRHHAGNPLPHDVVVVDEASMGDLALMSKLVQALHPRARLILLGDRDQLASVEAGSVLGDICDTGTFHGFSRGFSDELKRVGGCEIDIPFVDEDGAAIQDCIVELQESYRFGRDSGIGALSRAVNSGDSDRATRLLAGSRYGDIGWRELPRPEALPGALREPVVEGFHDYLKTDEPWEAFRRFDGFRILCALREGPYGVAAINSLVERILKRERIIEADQEWYLGRPVLITRNDYDLQLFNGDVGIMLPDGEAGGELRVFFPAPDRKLKRANPVRLPESETAYAMTVHKSQGSEFDRVLFLLPDRDSPVLTRELLYTGITRARESVEVWGPESVFRGAVSRRTERTSGLRDALWECVTGPSDPFSP, from the coding sequence CTGTGCCGTCTTTACCAAAGCGGGGTGTTCTCTCATCTGGACATCTATTTTGCCCGCTTCACGGCGAGACTTGCAGGCCGGGATGTGCCTGAGGTCTCTCTTGCTGCGGCTCTGGTGAGCAGGTACACCAGAAAGGGCCATGTCTGCCTCGATCTCTCTGCCCTTGAGGGCAAACCCTTTCCAGAGCAGGGAGAGGAAGCTTTGCTCTGCCCTAGGCTGGCCGACTGGTGCAGGAAGCTGAGAGAGTCGCCGGTGGTGGGCGCACCGGGGGAATACAACCCCCTGGTCCTTGATGAGCACTCGAGGCTCTATCTGTACCGCTACTGGGATTATCAGGAGAGACTGGCGGATCAGATCCGGAAACGTGTCGGCAGGGATTACGTGAACACCGATCCGGAGCTTCTCGGACAGGGATTGACACGCTTCTTCCCAAGGAGCGAAACCCGCGGGATCGACTGGCAGAGAGTGGCTGCCTTCAGTGCCCTGACGAGCAGGTTTTCCGTCATTTCCGGGGGGCCCGGCACGGGCAAGACCACCACTGTTGGGAAGATACTCGCACTGCTTATCGAGCAGGCCGAGCCGGACAGGCTCCGGATCGCCCTTGTTGCCCCGACCGGCAAGGCTGCGGCCAGGTTGCACCAGGCGATCGAGCAGGTAAGGGAGACGCTCGATTGTCCTGAAGGGGTCAAGGAGGCAATCCCGCGGGAGGCCTCAACCATACACAGGCTGCTCGGAAGCGTTTCAGGCTCTCCCTATTTCCGGCATCATGCCGGAAACCCCCTGCCCCACGACGTGGTGGTGGTTGATGAGGCTTCCATGGGAGACCTGGCCCTCATGTCGAAACTCGTCCAGGCGCTTCACCCCCGAGCCCGGCTGATACTCCTGGGAGACAGGGATCAGCTCGCTTCCGTAGAGGCAGGCTCGGTTCTCGGCGACATCTGTGATACCGGGACCTTCCACGGTTTTTCAAGGGGCTTTTCCGATGAGCTCAAAAGGGTCGGAGGTTGCGAGATCGACATACCCTTCGTGGATGAGGACGGGGCAGCGATTCAGGACTGTATTGTTGAACTTCAGGAGAGCTATCGCTTTGGGAGGGATAGCGGTATCGGGGCGCTCAGCCGGGCAGTGAACAGCGGGGACAGTGATCGAGCGACAAGACTCCTTGCAGGCAGCAGATATGGAGATATTGGGTGGAGAGAGCTGCCGAGGCCCGAAGCTCTGCCCGGTGCCCTCAGGGAACCGGTAGTAGAGGGGTTTCACGACTACTTGAAAACCGATGAACCCTGGGAGGCCTTTCGGCGATTCGATGGGTTTCGGATTCTCTGTGCCCTTAGGGAAGGGCCTTACGGTGTCGCTGCAATCAACTCCTTGGTGGAGCGGATCCTCAAGAGGGAAAGGATCATCGAGGCTGACCAGGAGTGGTACCTCGGCCGCCCGGTTCTGATTACCAGAAACGACTATGACCTCCAGCTCTTCAACGGCGACGTCGGAATCATGCTGCCTGATGGTGAGGCGGGCGGCGAGCTCCGCGTATTCTTTCCCGCTCCGGACCGAAAACTGAAGAGGGCGAACCCGGTCAGGCTGCCGGAAAGTGAAACCGCCTATGCAATGACCGTTCACAAAAGCCAGGGATCAGAATTCGATAGGGTGCTCTTCCTCCTTCCGGACAGGGACTCTCCGGTACTTACACGGGAGCTTCTTTACACGGGCATCACCCGCGCCAGGGAGAGTGTGGAGGTGTGGGGCCCGGAGAGTGTTTTCCGTGGTGCCGTCTCTCGCCGGACCGAACGAACCTCCGGCCTCCGGGACGCCCTGTGGGAGTGCGTCACGGGTCCATCCGATCCCTTCTCCCCTTGA
- the recB gene encoding exodeoxyribonuclease V subunit beta — MAGFEHFDLLKSPLEGTNLIEASAGTGKTHAVTGLFLRLVLEKELSVKEILVVTFTEAATEELRDRIRATLREAALAFSAGGSGDRLLDGLVKNHADAVQAQEVLKEALRDFDQAAVFTIHGFCRAVLRENAFESGSLFDTELVTYEEDIKREVVEDFWRRHLYRATPVFANYAMNRKFTPDGLLSLVGGRVGRPYVKVIPEVDIPDTSGQESAFQSCFDEVRRAWPSVREEIEGILTSHPGLKKSVYRPAAVSGWIRSMDAWLASGRSNPELFEGFGKFTSSVLRESAKQGSAVPAHPFFDLCEDLAKKKRDLDEVLGRRLLGLKAELFRYVGEELAKRKRERNVQSFDDLLLNLHRALEGPSGQDLARAVRRKFKAALIDEFQDTDPIQYGIFRRVFEGGNSILFLIGDPKQAIYGFRGADVFAYMEASRDVKRRYTLRENWRSEPALVTAVNTIFTNPERPFVYDEIRFQPARPAPGQDRDLLVIDGKSEPPFRLLLLNADKVTDRGKPVTKTEGRELIQRAVAAEISRLLQLGRDKRALLGEMPLGERDIAVLVRRNEEARQMQKALLGLRIRSVLYSTANLFDSDEALEMERILAAMVEPKNERRLKAALATDMMGVRGEELENRPENQAALEGWLGRFKEYHDQWRQRGFARMFRRFMWEQGVLGRLMAFPDGERRSTNILHLVEVLQQVSAERRLGMAGLLKWLSEQRDSSTPRLEEHQLRLESDENAVKLVTIHKSKGLQYPVVFCPFCWEGSRVRNTGGPFAFHDERENMRLTLDLGSETIEEHRRLAEKELLAENLRLLYVALTRARNRCYLVWGRFNEAETSALAYLFHQPGPGKAEEIVEATAERFATLDEGDVYRELKAIQDNARGTIRLSEMEREEGREYRVSPAGRFELTCREFAGRIDRNWGISSFSSLLSGFDQPHTAELADRDAVRPVDGEDLAAIGGPAIEEEPSGIFSFPRGARAGTLLHDLLEHLDFTEQDGSAVRRLVADKLTEYGFGSFWEETLCDMIRKVISTPLEPGQEGLTLSRVENKDRLNELEFYFPLKSVSPDILKGVFREYAGSDLPAELPEFEGRLRFSPVRGFMKGFMDMVFRFEERFYLVDWKSNFLGARVEDYGRERLARAMREELYTLQYWIYTVALNEYLGLRMPGYDYERHFGGVYYVFLRGVDPERGPGFGIYRDRPSGALVKALCETLIDRLQRPGGGFTAPRVPSEESGS, encoded by the coding sequence ATGGCAGGATTTGAGCATTTCGATCTCTTGAAGAGCCCCCTTGAAGGTACAAACCTCATCGAGGCCAGTGCCGGGACAGGGAAGACACACGCTGTCACGGGGCTGTTTCTCAGGCTCGTCCTGGAGAAGGAGCTGTCCGTAAAGGAGATATTGGTTGTCACTTTTACCGAGGCCGCCACGGAGGAGTTGAGAGACAGGATCCGGGCAACGCTGAGGGAAGCCGCTCTTGCGTTCTCTGCCGGGGGCAGTGGAGACCGGCTTCTCGACGGTCTGGTAAAGAACCACGCCGATGCGGTGCAGGCACAGGAGGTCCTCAAAGAGGCGCTGAGGGATTTCGACCAGGCCGCGGTATTCACCATCCATGGGTTCTGCCGGGCAGTGCTCCGCGAGAACGCCTTTGAAAGCGGCAGCCTCTTCGATACCGAGCTGGTGACCTATGAGGAAGATATCAAACGGGAGGTCGTGGAGGATTTCTGGCGCCGCCACCTCTATCGTGCCACCCCGGTGTTCGCGAACTATGCGATGAACAGGAAATTCACCCCGGATGGTCTCCTCTCCCTGGTGGGTGGTCGTGTGGGCCGGCCTTATGTGAAGGTAATCCCAGAGGTTGACATTCCGGATACCTCCGGCCAGGAAAGCGCGTTTCAGAGCTGTTTCGACGAGGTTCGCAGGGCCTGGCCCTCGGTACGGGAGGAGATCGAAGGTATTCTTACCTCTCATCCAGGCCTCAAGAAATCGGTATACAGACCTGCCGCGGTCTCCGGCTGGATCCGGAGCATGGACGCCTGGTTGGCATCAGGCAGAAGCAATCCGGAACTCTTCGAGGGCTTCGGGAAGTTTACCTCGAGTGTGCTCAGGGAGTCGGCAAAGCAGGGTTCTGCTGTTCCGGCGCATCCCTTCTTCGATCTCTGTGAAGACCTCGCCAAGAAGAAGAGGGATCTTGATGAGGTCTTGGGCCGGCGTCTCCTGGGTTTGAAGGCCGAACTGTTCCGGTACGTCGGCGAGGAGCTCGCAAAGAGGAAAAGGGAGAGAAATGTTCAGTCCTTCGACGATCTCCTCCTGAACCTGCACCGCGCCCTTGAGGGGCCGAGCGGGCAGGATCTTGCCAGGGCGGTTCGCAGGAAATTCAAGGCGGCTCTCATCGACGAGTTCCAGGATACGGATCCGATCCAGTATGGGATCTTCAGGAGAGTCTTTGAGGGCGGCAACAGCATCCTCTTTCTGATTGGCGACCCAAAACAGGCCATATACGGCTTCCGTGGTGCCGATGTCTTCGCGTACATGGAGGCTTCAAGAGATGTGAAGAGACGATACACCCTCCGCGAGAACTGGCGATCAGAACCTGCCCTGGTGACCGCGGTGAACACGATTTTCACGAATCCGGAGCGTCCCTTTGTGTACGATGAGATCCGCTTCCAACCGGCCAGACCGGCACCCGGGCAGGACAGGGATCTGCTGGTGATAGACGGTAAGAGCGAGCCCCCTTTTCGGCTGTTGTTGCTCAATGCGGACAAGGTCACGGACAGGGGAAAGCCTGTGACCAAAACGGAGGGCAGGGAGCTTATCCAGAGGGCCGTAGCAGCGGAGATCTCGCGTCTTCTCCAACTCGGTAGAGACAAGAGGGCTCTCTTGGGGGAGATGCCGCTGGGCGAGAGGGATATCGCCGTTCTGGTTCGTAGAAACGAGGAGGCCCGCCAGATGCAGAAGGCTCTCCTGGGGCTTCGAATCCGAAGCGTTCTTTACAGCACGGCAAACCTGTTCGACTCGGACGAGGCCCTTGAGATGGAGAGGATCCTGGCGGCAATGGTCGAGCCGAAGAACGAAAGACGCCTCAAGGCTGCCCTGGCCACAGATATGATGGGGGTGAGGGGAGAAGAGCTGGAGAATCGGCCGGAGAATCAAGCCGCACTGGAGGGATGGCTGGGCAGGTTCAAGGAGTATCACGACCAGTGGAGGCAGAGGGGTTTTGCCAGGATGTTCCGGCGTTTTATGTGGGAACAAGGGGTTCTCGGCCGGCTCATGGCTTTTCCCGACGGGGAGCGCCGGAGCACGAACATCCTCCACCTCGTCGAGGTGCTTCAACAGGTATCGGCGGAGAGAAGACTCGGCATGGCCGGGCTCCTGAAATGGCTTTCGGAGCAGAGGGATTCGAGCACTCCGCGGCTGGAGGAACATCAGCTCCGTCTGGAAAGCGATGAGAATGCCGTGAAACTCGTGACCATCCACAAGAGCAAAGGCCTCCAGTACCCCGTTGTGTTCTGCCCCTTTTGCTGGGAAGGGTCGAGGGTCAGAAACACGGGCGGGCCTTTTGCCTTCCATGATGAGCGGGAAAACATGAGGCTGACCCTCGATCTCGGGTCTGAGACGATCGAAGAGCACCGGAGGCTTGCCGAAAAGGAACTGCTGGCAGAGAACCTCCGGCTCCTCTATGTGGCCCTGACCAGGGCAAGGAACCGTTGTTACCTCGTCTGGGGAAGGTTCAACGAGGCGGAGACTTCCGCCCTGGCTTACCTTTTTCATCAACCAGGCCCGGGGAAGGCGGAGGAGATCGTGGAGGCGACGGCAGAGAGGTTTGCGACCCTGGATGAGGGAGATGTCTACCGGGAATTGAAAGCCATCCAGGATAATGCCCGTGGAACCATCAGGCTCTCCGAGATGGAGAGGGAAGAGGGGAGAGAGTATCGGGTATCGCCCGCCGGCAGATTCGAACTCACCTGCCGGGAATTCGCCGGAAGGATAGATCGAAACTGGGGGATTTCGAGTTTCTCCTCCCTGTTGTCGGGCTTCGACCAGCCGCACACTGCGGAACTGGCGGATCGTGATGCAGTCCGTCCGGTTGATGGGGAGGATCTGGCGGCCATTGGAGGGCCGGCCATCGAGGAGGAACCCTCAGGGATCTTTTCTTTTCCCAGAGGAGCGAGGGCAGGCACGCTTCTTCACGATCTGCTCGAGCATCTGGATTTTACGGAGCAAGACGGCTCTGCCGTAAGGAGACTCGTTGCCGACAAGCTCACCGAATACGGGTTTGGATCATTTTGGGAGGAAACCCTCTGCGATATGATCCGGAAGGTGATTTCCACGCCCCTCGAGCCGGGACAGGAAGGCCTTACCCTATCCCGCGTCGAGAATAAGGATCGGCTCAACGAACTCGAGTTCTATTTCCCACTGAAATCCGTCTCTCCGGATATTCTGAAAGGGGTTTTTCGGGAGTACGCCGGATCCGATCTCCCGGCAGAATTGCCGGAGTTTGAGGGGAGGCTTAGATTCTCCCCTGTCAGGGGATTCATGAAGGGATTCATGGATATGGTCTTCCGGTTCGAGGAGCGGTTCTACCTGGTCGATTGGAAGTCGAACTTCCTCGGTGCCAGGGTGGAAGACTACGGCCGGGAACGCCTGGCCAGGGCCATGAGGGAGGAACTCTACACACTCCAGTACTGGATATACACCGTGGCGCTGAACGAGTACCTGGGCCTCCGCATGCCCGGCTATGACTATGAAAGGCACTTTGGAGGGGTGTATTACGTCTTCCTCCGTGGTGTGGATCCGGAAAGGGGGCCGGGCTTCGGGATTTACAGGGACAGGCCGTCAGGAGCACTGGTAAAGGCACTCTGCGAGACCCTGATAGATCGCCTCCAGCGACCGGGAGGGGGCTTTACGGCTCCACGAGTCCCTTCGGAAGAGTCGGGATCTTGA